A region of Chitinophagales bacterium DNA encodes the following proteins:
- a CDS encoding propionyl-CoA synthetase produces MSYKEIYHRSIQDREGFWREQAQELSWYQFPNTILSKNENGLYRWFEDGMLNMSYLCLDFHIEQGRGEQVAIIYDSPATGNVQKFTYNQVKTQVAKLAGVLSSLQVVKGDTVVIYMPMIPEAVIAMLACARIGATHSVVFGGFAPHELAIRIDDAKPKIIISANYGIEFDKRIEYKPLLDRAIDESSHKPQNTIIVEREGMTIDYKDNYDLPYNQLMSNAKEAEPVEVNSTHPLYILYTSGTTGKPKGIVRDTGGYATALKFSMSHIYNANPGDTFWSASDVGWVVGHSYIVYGPLIHGCTTVLFEGKPIRTPDAGTFWRVIAEYKVNTFFTAPTAIRAIKKEDPDGELMKKYNLSSLNLIFLAGERCDPATFEWLGEKTKKPVIDHWWQTESGWPMLGIQYGDEKLSAKSGSSNFPICGYEIDILDDDGNKLDRKEEGFVSVKLPMPPGTLMDLWQDTENFKSSYLSKFDGYYLSGDGGYIDEDGYYFIMGRIDDVINVAGHRLSTGEMEEILAAHPAIAECAVIGVEDELRGQRPIGFIVLKDGQDKTENQLEEETIAMVREKIGAVAFYRNTILVKRLPKTRSGKILRKTMRLIADGKPFAVPSTIDDPSILEEIRERMKDRKLSLAFE; encoded by the coding sequence ATGTCCTACAAAGAAATTTATCATAGAAGCATTCAAGATAGGGAAGGTTTTTGGCGTGAACAAGCACAAGAGTTATCGTGGTATCAATTTCCCAATACTATTTTATCGAAAAATGAAAATGGACTGTATCGATGGTTTGAGGATGGTATGCTAAATATGTCTTATCTCTGTCTAGATTTTCATATAGAACAAGGTAGAGGTGAACAAGTAGCTATCATATATGACAGTCCTGCTACTGGTAATGTCCAAAAGTTTACCTACAACCAAGTGAAAACTCAAGTAGCTAAACTAGCTGGTGTATTATCTTCACTCCAAGTGGTCAAAGGAGATACCGTAGTTATTTACATGCCTATGATTCCAGAGGCTGTAATTGCTATGCTAGCCTGCGCACGTATTGGAGCTACGCATAGTGTTGTTTTTGGAGGATTTGCACCTCATGAATTAGCCATAAGAATTGATGATGCTAAGCCAAAGATTATTATCAGTGCTAACTATGGAATAGAATTCGATAAGAGAATAGAATACAAACCACTCCTAGATAGAGCGATAGACGAGTCTAGTCACAAGCCTCAGAATACGATTATAGTGGAGCGTGAGGGTATGACTATTGATTATAAAGATAACTACGATTTGCCATATAATCAATTAATGTCTAATGCCAAAGAGGCAGAGCCTGTAGAAGTCAATTCTACCCACCCTTTGTACATACTTTATACAAGTGGTACGACAGGCAAGCCCAAAGGTATCGTTCGTGATACAGGTGGGTATGCAACAGCCTTGAAATTCTCTATGTCACATATTTATAATGCAAATCCTGGTGATACCTTTTGGTCAGCAAGTGATGTAGGATGGGTGGTAGGTCATAGTTATATAGTGTATGGGCCATTGATACATGGATGTACGACGGTATTATTTGAAGGTAAACCCATACGAACTCCCGACGCAGGTACATTCTGGCGAGTCATTGCAGAATATAAGGTAAATACATTTTTCACTGCTCCTACAGCCATCCGAGCTATCAAAAAAGAAGACCCAGATGGAGAATTGATGAAGAAATATAATTTGTCTTCATTGAATTTAATCTTTTTGGCTGGCGAGCGCTGCGATCCAGCCACATTTGAATGGCTAGGCGAAAAAACTAAGAAACCTGTGATAGATCATTGGTGGCAGACAGAGAGCGGATGGCCTATGCTAGGTATTCAATATGGTGATGAGAAATTATCTGCCAAATCGGGTTCTTCCAATTTCCCTATATGCGGATATGAAATCGATATTCTCGACGATGATGGCAATAAATTAGATAGAAAAGAAGAAGGATTCGTTTCCGTAAAATTACCTATGCCACCAGGAACTCTTATGGACTTATGGCAGGATACTGAAAATTTTAAATCATCATATTTAAGTAAATTTGATGGATATTACTTATCGGGAGACGGTGGCTATATTGATGAGGACGGTTATTATTTTATCATGGGGCGAATAGATGATGTCATCAATGTAGCAGGGCATCGCTTGAGCACAGGAGAAATGGAAGAGATTTTAGCCGCACATCCAGCTATCGCCGAATGTGCAGTCATAGGTGTCGAGGACGAACTGAGAGGTCAGCGACCCATCGGATTCATAGTTTTGAAAGATGGTCAAGATAAAACCGAAAATCAATTAGAAGAAGAAACAATTGCTATGGTTCGTGAGAAAATCGGAGCAGTAGCCTTTTATCGCAATACTATTCTTGTAAAACGATTACCAAAGACTCGGAGCGGTAAGATTCTTCGAAAAACAATGCGTCTAATCGCCGATGGGAAGCCATTTGCTGTGCCATCTACCATAGATGACCCCTCAATTCTAGAAGAAATTAGAGAACGAATGAAGGATAGAAAATTAAGTCTAGCTTTTGAATAA
- the prmC gene encoding peptide chain release factor N(5)-glutamine methyltransferase: MALLSDIFSESEKRFLLQYIEKENPTIPFVEIITRLNLGEPIDYILGYTYFYGLKIEVSEDTLIPRPETEELVELIVNENKTKSGLKILDIGTGSGCIALALKSKLVNAEVSAIDVSSAALEIAKRNSSQLDLNINYIQLDILNYNRWSQLDNFDIIVSNPPYIPIHEKEEMTASVLNYEPHLALFVENDPLIFYRKILAFASHYLNRDGRVYFETSQTLQLEEFENFRIEKKKDLSGNWRFLKCSVNN, from the coding sequence GTGGCCCTGTTATCCGATATTTTTTCCGAATCTGAAAAACGCTTTCTTTTACAGTATATAGAAAAGGAGAATCCAACGATTCCTTTTGTTGAAATAATAACTCGCTTGAACCTTGGCGAACCGATAGACTATATACTTGGGTATACTTATTTCTATGGATTAAAAATAGAGGTCAGTGAGGATACTTTGATTCCACGTCCAGAAACCGAAGAATTGGTCGAACTCATCGTAAATGAAAATAAAACAAAGTCAGGTTTGAAAATTCTTGATATTGGCACGGGTAGTGGTTGTATTGCTTTAGCTTTAAAATCTAAACTAGTGAATGCAGAAGTTTCTGCCATAGACGTCTCCAGTGCAGCATTGGAAATAGCTAAGAGAAACTCAAGTCAACTAGATTTAAATATCAATTACATTCAACTAGATATATTAAATTATAATCGTTGGTCACAATTAGACAACTTTGATATTATAGTCTCCAATCCTCCCTATATTCCTATTCATGAGAAGGAGGAGATGACGGCTTCTGTCTTAAATTATGAACCTCATTTAGCTTTGTTTGTAGAGAATGATCCTCTCATTTTTTATCGTAAAATTTTAGCATTCGCTTCTCATTATTTAAATAGGGATGGTCGTGTATATTTTGAAACCAGCCAAACGTTACAGTTAGAAGAATTTGAGAATTTTCGAATCGAAAAAAAGAAAGATTTGAGCGGAAATTGGCGGTTTTTGAAGTGTTCGGTAAATAATTAA
- a CDS encoding transposase, protein MSTGYKILDQNALFYLTFQIVDWVDIFTRKIYKDIVIESFSYCMEHKGLNLYAYVIMSNHIHLIASAREGFALSDIIRDFKKHTAKRFLEEISKPTESRNDPASGSL, encoded by the coding sequence ATGAGCACAGGATACAAGATTTTAGACCAGAATGCATTATTCTATTTGACGTTCCAGATAGTAGATTGGGTAGATATATTTACACGAAAAATTTATAAAGATATTGTTATAGAAAGTTTCAGTTATTGTATGGAGCATAAGGGATTGAACTTATATGCTTATGTCATCATGTCTAATCATATTCATTTGATAGCTAGTGCTAGAGAAGGATTTGCATTGAGTGATATCATCAGAGATTTCAAGAAGCATACTGCTAAACGATTTTTAGAAGAAATAAGCAAGCCAACAGAAAGTAGAAATGACCCCGCTAGCGGTAGTCTGTGA
- a CDS encoding lipocalin family protein — protein MSKTIFLSLVFAFVLYSCNDGEYKKLIIGDWKCVEWTVKGTNQLSGDTKIGFQFKEGGRYQYYNQSLNEQGSYKIQGGRLYSTPDNELEIAVDIEKLTADTLIFNMSRAGVAETMLLIKEN, from the coding sequence ATGAGTAAAACAATTTTTCTAAGTCTAGTTTTTGCATTTGTCTTGTATTCCTGTAACGATGGGGAATACAAAAAATTAATCATTGGCGACTGGAAGTGTGTCGAATGGACGGTCAAAGGAACTAATCAACTTAGCGGAGATACCAAGATAGGTTTCCAATTTAAAGAGGGTGGACGTTATCAATACTACAATCAAAGCCTGAATGAACAAGGTTCCTATAAAATTCAAGGCGGACGATTATATTCTACGCCTGATAATGAACTAGAAATCGCAGTAGATATTGAAAAATTAACTGCCGACACCCTCATATTTAATATGAGTAGAGCAGGAGTTGCAGAGACCATGTTACTGATCAAAGAGAATTAG
- a CDS encoding adenosylhomocysteinase, with amino-acid sequence MTTQTQSTNNAMNYKVKDISLAEWGRKEIKLAEAEMPGLMALRKEYGASKPLAGARIAGCLHMTIQTAVLIETLKELGADVTWSSCNIFSTQDHAAAAIAAAGIPVFAWKGQNEQEFDWCIEQTLNAFEGGQYLNMILDDGGDLTNMVLDRYPHLVKDIKGISEETTTGVHRLHERVKKGTLPLPAININDSVTKSKFDNKYGCNESLVDAIRRATDIMMAGKTAVVCGYGDVGKGSAASLKSAGVRVTVTEIDPICALQAAMEGFAVKKLENCVGEADIIVTATGNKDIVTKDAFLKMKDKAIVCNIGHFDNEIDMAWLNKNYGSSKVEIKPQVDLYNVNGKEVIVLAEGRLVNLGCATGHPSFVMSNSFTNQTLAQIELWTNASAYKNDVYVLPKHLDEKVARLHLEKIGVELETLRQDQAEYIGVTVEGPYKQEFYRY; translated from the coding sequence ATGACAACTCAAACACAATCAACAAACAATGCCATGAATTACAAGGTAAAAGACATTTCCTTAGCAGAATGGGGAAGAAAAGAAATCAAATTGGCAGAGGCCGAAATGCCGGGTCTTATGGCTCTTAGAAAAGAATATGGAGCCTCTAAGCCTTTAGCAGGTGCTAGAATAGCCGGATGTTTACACATGACTATTCAGACCGCTGTATTGATAGAAACATTAAAAGAATTAGGTGCTGATGTCACTTGGTCATCGTGTAATATATTTTCTACCCAAGATCATGCTGCTGCGGCTATTGCTGCCGCAGGTATTCCTGTTTTTGCATGGAAGGGTCAGAATGAACAAGAATTTGACTGGTGTATAGAACAAACTTTGAATGCTTTTGAAGGTGGTCAATATTTGAATATGATATTAGATGATGGAGGTGATTTGACCAATATGGTTTTAGATAGATACCCTCATTTGGTCAAAGATATTAAGGGAATTTCGGAAGAGACTACGACAGGTGTCCATAGACTGCACGAAAGAGTCAAAAAAGGAACACTTCCTTTACCTGCCATTAATATCAACGATTCTGTTACTAAATCAAAGTTTGACAACAAATATGGCTGTAATGAATCGCTTGTAGATGCAATCAGACGAGCTACAGATATCATGATGGCTGGTAAAACGGCTGTGGTATGTGGATACGGAGATGTAGGAAAAGGTTCTGCAGCTTCGTTGAAGAGTGCTGGTGTGAGAGTAACTGTAACGGAGATAGATCCTATCTGCGCATTGCAGGCAGCTATGGAAGGTTTTGCGGTGAAGAAATTAGAAAATTGTGTAGGAGAGGCTGATATTATCGTTACAGCTACTGGGAATAAGGATATTGTCACTAAGGATGCTTTCTTAAAAATGAAAGATAAAGCTATCGTTTGCAATATCGGACACTTTGATAATGAAATCGATATGGCATGGTTAAATAAAAACTATGGTTCTAGCAAGGTAGAAATCAAACCACAAGTAGATTTATACAATGTAAATGGCAAAGAAGTCATCGTCTTGGCTGAAGGTAGATTAGTAAATTTAGGCTGTGCCACCGGTCATCCTTCATTTGTTATGTCGAACTCTTTCACGAATCAGACCTTGGCTCAAATTGAATTGTGGACTAATGCCAGTGCCTACAAAAACGATGTTTATGTATTGCCTAAACATTTAGATGAAAAAGTAGCTCGATTGCATTTGGAGAAAATTGGTGTAGAGTTGGAAACTTTGAGACAAGATCAGGCCGAATATATTGGTGTAACGGTTGAAGGACCTTATAAACAAGAGTTTTATCGATACTAG
- the typA gene encoding translational GTPase TypA, translating into MSVEKIRNIAIIAHVDHGKTTLVDKMLHAAMLFRDNQQMNELILDNNDQERERGITILAKNVAVNWKGYKINIIDTPGHSDFGGEVERVLNMADGVLLLVDAFEGPMPQTRFVTQKALSLGKKAVVIVNKVDKPNCTPEKAHEDVFDLFFNLEASQEQLDFKTIYGSAKQGWMSDDYTKPTDNVNIIFDTIVSEIPHPKIDEGNLQLQITSLDFSSYTGRIAVGRIQRGSIEENQPISLMKADGSIKKMRTKEVYLFEGMGKTKVAKAEAGEIVAVTGIEDFEIGDTIADFENPEAMERIKIDEPTMSMLFTINNSPFFGKEGKFVTSRHIRERLYKELEKNLALRVQDTPSPDSFLVYGRGILHLSVLLETMRREGYELQVGQPQVIIKEIDGKKCEPIETLTVDVPEEYAGKIIELVSQRKGEMKAMYTKGDMQRLEFEIPTRGLNGFRSTALTQSGGEAIIAHRFKSYEPMKGEIPARINGVMISKEAGMATGYSMDKLKDRGRFFIEPGDQVYTGQVIGEQIRPGDLVVNVCTAKQLTNFRAAGKDDNVGLPPKVNFSLEESMEYIEKDEYLELTPVSMRLRKIHLDENDRKKAAMKAG; encoded by the coding sequence GTGAGTGTAGAAAAAATTAGAAACATAGCTATCATAGCCCACGTTGACCATGGTAAGACTACCTTAGTAGACAAAATGCTGCATGCAGCTATGCTTTTTCGAGATAATCAGCAGATGAATGAATTGATACTCGACAATAATGATCAAGAACGTGAGCGAGGGATTACTATTTTGGCAAAAAATGTGGCGGTCAACTGGAAAGGTTATAAAATCAATATCATAGATACACCTGGCCACTCTGACTTCGGAGGAGAAGTAGAGCGAGTATTAAATATGGCCGATGGAGTATTACTATTAGTAGATGCTTTTGAAGGCCCAATGCCACAAACGAGATTTGTGACGCAGAAGGCATTGTCACTTGGTAAAAAAGCAGTGGTTATAGTCAATAAAGTAGATAAGCCGAACTGTACTCCAGAAAAAGCGCATGAAGACGTTTTTGATTTGTTTTTCAATCTAGAAGCTAGTCAAGAGCAGCTGGATTTCAAAACCATTTATGGCTCAGCTAAGCAGGGTTGGATGAGTGATGATTACACTAAGCCAACCGATAACGTCAATATTATTTTTGACACTATCGTAAGTGAAATACCGCATCCAAAAATCGATGAAGGTAATTTACAATTACAAATTACTTCGCTTGATTTTTCAAGCTATACAGGTCGAATAGCCGTAGGTAGAATACAGCGAGGCTCTATCGAAGAGAATCAACCTATTTCTCTTATGAAAGCAGATGGCTCTATCAAAAAAATGCGCACGAAAGAGGTATATCTTTTCGAAGGAATGGGTAAAACCAAAGTAGCTAAAGCCGAAGCAGGTGAAATCGTAGCCGTGACTGGTATCGAAGACTTTGAGATAGGTGATACCATAGCCGATTTTGAAAATCCAGAGGCGATGGAGCGCATCAAAATCGATGAGCCGACCATGAGTATGTTATTTACGATTAATAATTCACCATTCTTTGGCAAGGAAGGGAAATTTGTAACTTCTCGTCATATACGAGAAAGATTATATAAGGAATTGGAGAAAAATTTAGCACTTCGCGTTCAAGATACGCCTTCCCCTGATTCTTTTCTGGTATATGGTAGAGGTATTTTGCATTTATCGGTATTGTTAGAGACCATGCGCCGTGAGGGCTATGAATTGCAGGTAGGACAGCCGCAAGTCATTATTAAGGAAATCGATGGCAAAAAATGTGAACCCATAGAGACTTTGACAGTCGATGTACCCGAAGAATATGCAGGTAAAATCATAGAATTGGTATCGCAGCGAAAAGGAGAGATGAAAGCCATGTACACCAAAGGCGATATGCAGCGCTTAGAGTTTGAAATACCTACGAGAGGTCTTAATGGCTTCAGAAGTACCGCCTTGACTCAGTCTGGTGGCGAGGCTATTATAGCGCATAGATTCAAATCTTACGAACCTATGAAGGGTGAAATTCCAGCGAGAATCAATGGCGTAATGATATCGAAAGAAGCTGGTATGGCTACGGGCTATTCCATGGATAAGCTCAAAGACAGAGGACGATTTTTTATAGAACCCGGCGACCAAGTTTATACTGGACAGGTAATCGGCGAACAAATACGCCCTGGTGACCTCGTAGTCAATGTGTGTACGGCCAAGCAATTGACTAATTTCCGTGCAGCAGGTAAGGATGATAATGTAGGTCTGCCACCCAAGGTCAATTTTTCACTCGAAGAATCTATGGAATATATCGAAAAAGACGAATATTTAGAGTTAACTCCTGTTTCAATGCGTTTGCGTAAAATTCATTTAGATGAAAACGACCGCAAGAAAGCGGCAATGAAGGCAGGATAG
- a CDS encoding RluA family pseudouridine synthase, producing the protein MKPIITLFEDDYYLAVDKPSGVLSIPPRAGQEADVFSFFKTKYEDLRLVHRIDKETSGVLIFAKGEEAQRALSMLFEDHSIFKEYKAIVSGIPKEAEGTIENYIDEHPNIKGTYRIAYQGKGKIAISHYQVVETYKRHSLLAFQIETGRTHQIRVHSQFLGCPLAYDPIYNPQNGIFLSRFIKNYKGKEDERSIIQRLSLHAEILRFYHPFTNEVVDIQSPLPKDFQKALEILRKYS; encoded by the coding sequence ATGAAACCCATTATTACCCTTTTCGAAGATGATTATTACTTAGCAGTAGATAAGCCTAGTGGGGTGCTATCAATTCCTCCCCGTGCAGGGCAAGAAGCCGATGTATTTTCTTTTTTCAAAACGAAGTATGAAGACTTGCGTTTAGTTCATCGAATAGATAAGGAAACATCAGGTGTCTTGATTTTTGCGAAAGGAGAAGAAGCTCAACGCGCCTTGTCCATGTTATTCGAAGATCATTCTATCTTCAAAGAATATAAGGCCATCGTGTCGGGAATCCCCAAGGAAGCTGAAGGCACCATAGAAAACTATATAGACGAACACCCCAATATAAAAGGAACCTATCGAATCGCTTATCAAGGTAAAGGAAAAATAGCCATATCACATTATCAGGTAGTAGAGACATATAAACGACATAGTTTACTCGCCTTTCAGATAGAGACTGGTCGTACGCATCAAATAAGAGTACACTCACAGTTTTTAGGTTGTCCATTGGCTTATGACCCTATATATAATCCTCAAAACGGAATTTTTCTCTCTCGATTTATCAAGAATTATAAAGGCAAGGAGGATGAGCGGTCTATCATCCAACGATTATCACTCCATGCGGAAATTCTTAGATTCTACCACCCATTTACCAATGAAGTGGTAGATATTCAATCTCCACTACCTAAAGATTTTCAGAAGGCTTTGGAGATACTGAGAAAGTATAGTTGA